From the Nostoc sp. PCC 7107 genome, the window GAAACATTTTAATTCCCATACATTTAAGTGAGTCAGCAGCAGAGATTAAAGAATTACTACGGCAATATCAGTCTGTGCCAATGTCGTTAGCAGATGCTTGTTTGGTGAGGATGACACAACTTTATCCTAAAAGTGAATTGCTCACATTTGATAGCGATTTTAGAATTTATCGCAAGAATCGTAATCAATTGATTTCTGTAATTATGCCAGAAGATGCGTGAGCAAGCTGGGTAAGCTAATGTGCTTAAAGTTCAGAAGAATGTTTTTTTACAAGCAGAATAAGCA encodes:
- a CDS encoding type II toxin-antitoxin system VapC family toxin, yielding MKHQVIIDTGPLVAFINRREHLHDWVINTLATIEQPLLTCEAVIVETCFLLRNIYGGQEAVMSLLSTGNILIPIHLSESAAEIKELLRQYQSVPMSLADACLVRMTQLYPKSELLTFDSDFRIYRKNRNQLISVIMPEDA